From a single Miscanthus floridulus cultivar M001 chromosome 8, ASM1932011v1, whole genome shotgun sequence genomic region:
- the LOC136473118 gene encoding uncharacterized protein produces the protein MGTLVGHAAPGVGFIVVGLWHLYNHIRLFLLRPGSYVAPVWFPVRGARHLELILVIAGAVASILMELIVGPARHQPFDDDGTVPSDHLHNFEHASISLALLVYAASAILLDRAGRAAPCRDAVSQLAAAAGFAQELMLFHLHSADHVGVEGQYHLLLQGVVAVTLATTVLGVAAPRSFAVSLVRSASLVLQGVWFVAMGVMLWTPALLPKGCVLSHEDGHDVARCRDEGGALARAKSLVNLQFSWYLSATVVLVVALYLRMCSLYKEEPRYVPLVRGNDHGEDGDDGDGEENVVEAAKGGSGRVLGEARPMEISRP, from the coding sequence ATGGGCACGCTAGTCGGCCACGCCGCACCGGGCGTGGGCTTCATCGTCGTCGGCCTATGGCACCTCTACAACCACATCAGGCTCTTCCTGCTGCGTCCCGGCTCCTACGTCGCGCCCGTCTGGTTCCCCGTGCGCGGCGCGCGCCACCTGGAGCTCATTCTCGTCATCGCCGGCGCCGTTGCGTCCATCCTCATGGAGCTCATCGTCGGCCCAGCGAGGCACCAGCCGTTCGACGACGACGGCACGGTGCCCTCGGACCACCTCCACAACTTCGAGCACGCGTCCATCTCGCTCGCGCTGCTCGTCTACGCCGCGTCCGCCATCCTCCTCGACCGCGCCGGCCGGGCGGCGCCGTGCCGGGACGCGGTGTCCCAGCTTGCCGCCGCCGCGGGGTTCGCGCAGGAGCTGATGCTATTCCACCTCCACTCGGCGGACCACGTGGGCGTGGAGGGCCAGTACCACCTCCTCCTGCAGGGCGTCGTCGCCGTCACGCTCGCCACGACGGTCCTCGGCGTCGCGGCGCCCCGGAGCTTCGCGGTGAGCCTGGTGCGGTCAGCGAGCCTGGTGCTCCAGGGCGTCTGGTTCGTGGCCATGGGTGTCATGCTGTGGACGCCCGCGCTCCTGCCCAAGGGATGCGTCCTGAGCCACGAGGACGGGCACGACGTCGCGCGGTGCCGCGACGAAGGCGGCGCGCTCGCCCGCGCCAAATCGCTCGTCAACCTGCAGTTCAGCTGGTACCTGTCCGCCACCGTCGTGCTCGTGGTCGCGCTCTACCTCCGGATGTGCAGCCTCTACAAGGAGGAGCCGCGGTACGTGCCGCTGGTTAGGGGAAACGACCATggagaagatggtgatgatggtgacgGCGAAGAAAACGTCGTCGAGGCAGCGAAAGGCGGCTCAGGGCGTGTGCTCGGCGAAGCGAGGCCGATGGAGATATCACGGCCATAA
- the LOC136473119 gene encoding protein Brevis radix-like 1 yields MLTCIACSKHLPGGAPPLREPPEEEDDHEDHAIAGGGGESATTPGTRHAVKSLTAQIKDMALKASGAYRHCKPCAGSSSSAASRPQQPYYHGAYAESGSDRFHYSYQRAGSSAASTPWLRTGGAMSSGDITPSVSARTDFLAGDEDGDDEEKTAAGSSEEDEAKEWVAQVEPGVLITFLSLPRGGNGLKRIRFSREMFNKWQAQRWWTENYEKVMELYNVLKFNSQAAPLPSIPRSENESSKDDNPATAPLNKGQPVHTLHRPLKASGAIGYSSSDCLQHQPNHLGNIYRQDRYLGHQCYDSVGLASTPKLSSISGAKTETSIDASVRTSSSPEEIDRSGELSASISNTSDQEREWVEEDESGVYITIRALPGGIRELRRVRFSRQRFSEMHARLWWEENRARIHEQYL; encoded by the exons ATGCTCACGTGCATCGCGTGCTCCAAGCACCTCCCGGGCGGCGCGCCGCCGCTGCGCgagccgccggaggaggaggacgaccacGAAGACCACGCCATCGCCGGAGGCGGCGGTGAATCGGCGACGACGCCCGGCACGAGGCACGCCGTCAAGTCGCTCACCGCTCAG ATCAAGGACATGGCGCTGAAGGCATCAGGCGCGTACCGGCACTGCAAGCCGTGCGCCGGCTCGTCCTCCTCGGCGGCGTCGCGGCCGCAGCAACCGTACTACCACGGCGCGTACGCGGAGTCCGGGTCTGACCGCTTCCACTATTCGTACCAGCGCGCCGGCAGCTCCGCAGCATCGACGCCGTGGTTGCGCACGGGGGGCGCGATGTCCAGCGGTGACATCACGCCGTCGGTCAGCGCGCGCACCGACTTCCTCGCCGGCGATGAGGACGGGGACGATGAAGAGAAAACGGCGGCTGGCAGCAGCGAGGAGGATGAGGCGAAGGAGTGGGTCGCCCAGGTAGAGCCCGGGGTGCTCATCACCTTCCTCTCGCTGCCGCGGGGCGGCAATGGTCTGAAGCGCATCCGATTCAG CCGTGAAATGTTCAACAAATGGCAAGCACAAAGATGGTGGACTGAAAATTACGAGAAGGTCATGGAGCTTTACAACGTTCTGAAGTTCAACAGTCAAGCTGCTCCTCTGCCAAGCATTCCAAGGTCTGAAAATGAG AGCTCCAAAGATGATAACCCAGCTACAGCTCCCCTTAACAAGGGGCAGCCAGTGCATACTTTGCACAGACCACTAAAAGCTAGTGGAGCCATAGGATATTCGTCTTCAGATTGTCTTCAGCACCAACCCAATCATCTTGGCAACATTTACCGCCAAGACCGCTACCTTGGGCACCAATGCTATGATTCAGTTGGACTGGCATCAACGCCTAAGTTATCAAGCATTAGTGGAGCAAAGACAGAAACTTCTATTGATGCATCAGTCAGGACAAGCTCATCTCCTGAAGAGATCGATCGATCAGGTGAACTTTCAGCCTCTATTAGCAACACAAGTGACCAAGAGAGGGAATGGGTAGAAGAGGACGAGTCTGGTGTGTATATTACTATTCGAGCTTTGCCTGGTGGCATCAGAGAGCTACGTCGCGTCAGATTCAG CCGGCAGAGATTCAGTGAGATGCATGCCAGGTTGTGGTGGGAAGAAAACCGAGCGAGGATACATGAGCAATATCTCTGA